Below is a genomic region from Paenibacillus rhizovicinus.
TCTACAACCTCATTCCGCAGAAGGTTTGGGATGGAACGAAAATCGGCGGGAAAATCTATTCCGTACCGACGTATAAAGACTCCTCGCTCACGCAATACTGGGTATTCGACGACAAGTACGTACAGAAATACGGCATTGACACGGCTAACATCAAATCGATGCAAGATCTCGACAAGCCTTTCCACGATATGAAAGCCGGCGAAGGCAAGAGCTTCTATCCGCTGCCAATGACACAAAGCGGATTTAACGGCTTCTTCAATAACTACGATGACTTGACGCTCGGTCTGCCGCCGATTGGCGTGAAAGTAGACGACGCGTCCCGTAAAGTCGTATCCGTGCTCGAGCAGCCGGACATCATGAACGACCTGAAATCGCTGCACAGCTGGTACAAAGACGGCATCGTCAACCCGGATGCGCCAACGAAAACAGAAGCGGACAAAGGACCTTCGTTCTTCGCGGCGCAAGCATTCCCGGGCGCCGAAACGACTTGGCAGATCAACGAAGGCGTAGCGAAGTACGACATGTTCCAATACTTCGGACCGATCTACACGACGAGCACGATTCAAGGCTCCTTGAACGCGATCTCGGCGAACTCGAAATACAAGAGCGAAGCGTTGAAATACCTGCAACTGGTCAACACCGATCCGAAGCTGCGCAACATGCTGGCATTCGGCGAGCCGGGCGTCGACTACACGAACGTGGACGGCGAGAAAGTCGTTGAACGCACGACCGATACTTGGCCGCTGGCTGCTTACACGCAAGGCACGTTCTTCGACCTGGCCGTTACGAAAGGCGCTCCGGTCGATCAATGGGATCAAGTCAAGAAGCTGAACGAGCAAGCAACTTCCTCCACGGCGCTCGGCTTCGCGTTGGATATCAGCAAGCTGGGTACGGAAGTAGCCAACACGAAAGCAGTATGGGACAAATACCGCTATGAACTGATGACGGGCGCTTCCGATCCGGAGAAAGTGGTACCGAAAATCGTTGCCGAATTGAAAGCTGCCGGCATGGATACGATCACGAAGGCCGCGCAAGAGCAAATCGACGCTTATTTCAAATAAGTTATAAGTTGGACTTGTGATCGACAGTCGACATCCAGAAAACCCGAACGGGATTGCCGTTCGGGTTTTCTGTCACAATTTTCTGGATTGCTTTTATCGACAACTACGTTATATGGTTGAGCGGTGGGGTGCGACATAAGCTTATTGCAAAGGAGACGCCGCATGCGTTCATTTATGCAAATTAAGATCTATCGCGGCAAATTCATTGCATATGCGGTATTCGTAGTATTCATCGGCTTAACGCTCGGCGCGCTCACCTGTGCGGTACTGCTCGATCAATGGGTGGGAAATTCCCGGAACGAGGCGGCCGGGGCGTTCTCCCGGGTGGAAAACGGCCTTCAATACGATTCCGACCGAATCGAAGCCTTCATGCAGCGGGTCTATTCCAATAGCGGACTGGTGTCCGACATTCGCAGTTTCTTGGGAAACAACGCCGAAGGCTATCTGACGAGCAGATTGCAGAGCAGCCATTATAACCGGCCGCTCGTATCCTTCCCCGACGATATGAAAGCCTTCCTGAGCAACGGAGGCAAGGGCGATATCACGCAAGTAAGCCTGCATACCGAACAAGAGGGCAACGTGGTGAGCTTTGACAATAACGGCAATACGAGCTTTCAATTCCGCCTGCCGAGTACGGACGCAACGTTCAGCGAGTCGATCCAGAAAGGATTCGTCTACCATAAGAAGCTGTCGGACCCGAACCAAATTTCCCGCCAGCTGGGCGAATTCCGCTTCCTGGTCAGCAGCGACAAGATTTTCAAGACGGTGCAAAACGACCACCTGAGCGAGGCCGCGGCTGTCAGCGCTTCCGGAGACGTATACCTGATCGCGGGCAGCGGCAAGAAGACGGAGGATTTGGTTCGCCGGGCCGTGGCGGATGGCGGCACGCATGGCTATCTATCGACGGGATTGGTGGACCGCGCGTATTACGCAACGTATAAATCGACCGAGTTTGATTATGAGTTTGTCAGCATCGTGGACGTAGCTCCGTTAATTCGTCAAAAGGCGAACGTGCTGCTCATCGTGTTTCTCATCGTGCTGGCCGCGATGATTTGCGTGCTGCTGCTGATCGTATATAATCTCCGCGAGGATGCGAACTTCCTGCGGCGGATTATCGTTTCCATCGGAAGGGCGAAGACCGCGGACTTTACGCCGGTTAATCCGCCTCGTTACCGGAGGAACGAATACGGCATGATCGCCAGGGAATTGGACGATATGATTCATCAGCTCGACAAGCATATCCGTACGAATTATTTACTGAAGCTTAAGCAGCAAGAGACCGAGATGAAAGCGCTTCAGCATCAAATCAATCCGCATTTTCTGTATAATACGCTTGAGGTTATCCGATCATCGGCGCTGGTGAACAGCGCGGATTACACGTCCGACGCCATTGCCACCTTGGGCGCGCTCTATCGCGATATCGTGAAGAACGAGAACATCATACCGCTCGACAGCGAGCTGGATCTGCTTCAGAAATATTTGAAAATCATGGAGTTCAAGTATCCGGACCGGTTCTATCATCAGTTCAATGTGGAGCAGGCGCTGCTATCCTTGCCTACCGTGAAATTCTGGCTGCAGCCGCTGGCGGAGAACTTCTTCATTCACGGCTTCAATCCGGAGAGCGAGTTCAACCTGCTCATCGTGAACGGCTGGGAGGAAGC
It encodes:
- a CDS encoding sensor histidine kinase, producing MRSFMQIKIYRGKFIAYAVFVVFIGLTLGALTCAVLLDQWVGNSRNEAAGAFSRVENGLQYDSDRIEAFMQRVYSNSGLVSDIRSFLGNNAEGYLTSRLQSSHYNRPLVSFPDDMKAFLSNGGKGDITQVSLHTEQEGNVVSFDNNGNTSFQFRLPSTDATFSESIQKGFVYHKKLSDPNQISRQLGEFRFLVSSDKIFKTVQNDHLSEAAAVSASGDVYLIAGSGKKTEDLVRRAVADGGTHGYLSTGLVDRAYYATYKSTEFDYEFVSIVDVAPLIRQKANVLLIVFLIVLAAMICVLLLIVYNLREDANFLRRIIVSIGRAKTADFTPVNPPRYRRNEYGMIARELDDMIHQLDKHIRTNYLLKLKQQETEMKALQHQINPHFLYNTLEVIRSSALVNSADYTSDAIATLGALYRDIVKNENIIPLDSELDLLQKYLKIMEFKYPDRFYHQFNVEQALLSLPTVKFWLQPLAENFFIHGFNPESEFNLLIVNGWEEADRFVLEIVDNGNSISDARLAEIRNKLSRGEDAAADSIGLRNVYTRLHFFYGSGFSMSIDNNEEAGVKISVFLSKEATYDVQAADRR
- a CDS encoding ABC transporter substrate-binding protein; the encoded protein is MKKTKKQLLAIGAAALLTTALAGCGNSNSDSNNAANNTPANTPANTATDAGTNANTPAKSGDVPTLVWWTIGGQVPENFDKALEAMNAYTAEKIGVKVDIKVASWGDWDTKINTVVNTGEPFDIMFTNNGKYSQQVALGAFADLTDLVQKDTPDLYNLIPQKVWDGTKIGGKIYSVPTYKDSSLTQYWVFDDKYVQKYGIDTANIKSMQDLDKPFHDMKAGEGKSFYPLPMTQSGFNGFFNNYDDLTLGLPPIGVKVDDASRKVVSVLEQPDIMNDLKSLHSWYKDGIVNPDAPTKTEADKGPSFFAAQAFPGAETTWQINEGVAKYDMFQYFGPIYTTSTIQGSLNAISANSKYKSEALKYLQLVNTDPKLRNMLAFGEPGVDYTNVDGEKVVERTTDTWPLAAYTQGTFFDLAVTKGAPVDQWDQVKKLNEQATSSTALGFALDISKLGTEVANTKAVWDKYRYELMTGASDPEKVVPKIVAELKAAGMDTITKAAQEQIDAYFK